One window of the Mycobacterium sp. SVM_VP21 genome contains the following:
- a CDS encoding 50S ribosomal protein L25/general stress protein Ctc, producing MAKSPTPNKLAVSVRSETGKGASRRARREGKVPAVLYGHGTDPQHLELNAHDYAAVLRHSGTNAVLTLDIEGKEQLALTKALEIHPIRRTIQHADLLVVKRGEKVVVEVNVVIEGDAMSGTLVTQDATSVEIEAEALSIPEQLTVSIEGAEAGTQFTAGGLELPKGVTLVSDPELLLVNVVEPRAEEESEAEAAGEEAEAPAAEGAAAESE from the coding sequence ATGGCCAAGTCCCCCACCCCTAACAAGCTCGCCGTCTCGGTGCGTTCCGAGACCGGTAAGGGCGCTTCTCGCCGAGCCCGCCGCGAGGGCAAGGTTCCCGCGGTCCTCTACGGCCACGGCACCGACCCGCAGCACCTGGAGCTCAATGCCCACGACTACGCGGCCGTGCTGCGGCACTCCGGCACCAACGCGGTGCTCACCCTCGACATCGAGGGTAAGGAGCAGCTGGCGCTGACCAAGGCCCTCGAGATCCACCCGATCCGTCGCACCATCCAGCACGCCGACCTGCTGGTGGTCAAGCGCGGCGAGAAGGTCGTCGTCGAGGTCAACGTCGTCATCGAGGGCGACGCCATGTCCGGCACTCTGGTCACCCAGGACGCCACCAGCGTGGAGATCGAGGCCGAAGCGCTGTCGATCCCCGAGCAGCTGACCGTCTCCATCGAGGGTGCCGAGGCCGGTACGCAATTCACCGCCGGCGGGCTGGAGCTGCCCAAGGGTGTGACGCTGGTGTCCGACCCGGAGCTGCTGCTGGTCAACGTCGTCGAGCCGCGGGCCGAAGAGGAGTCGGAAGCCGAGGCCGCGGGCGAGGAAGCCGAGGCGCCGGCCGCCGAGGGCGCGGCCGCCGAGTCCGAGTAA
- a CDS encoding TetR/AcrR family transcriptional regulator: MTGSERRHQLIDVARSLFAERGYEGTSIEEIAQRANVSKPVVYEHFGGKEGLYAVVVDREMSALLDGITTSLTKATNNQSRLRVERVALALLTYVDEHTDGFRILIRDSPASISSGTYSTLLNDAIGQVSSILAGDFSKRGLDPETAPLYAQALVGSVSMTAQWWLDVREPKKEVVAAHLVNLCWNGLTHLESDPTLHDE, from the coding sequence ATGACAGGTAGCGAGCGCCGTCACCAACTCATCGATGTCGCCCGCTCGCTGTTCGCCGAACGCGGGTATGAGGGCACCTCCATCGAGGAGATCGCGCAGCGCGCCAACGTGTCCAAGCCGGTGGTCTATGAGCACTTCGGCGGCAAAGAGGGCCTCTACGCCGTGGTGGTCGACCGCGAGATGTCGGCGTTGCTGGACGGAATCACCACGTCATTGACCAAGGCAACCAACAATCAGTCCCGGCTGCGGGTGGAGCGCGTCGCGCTGGCCTTGCTGACCTATGTCGACGAGCACACCGACGGATTCCGGATCCTGATCCGCGACTCGCCGGCGTCGATCAGCTCCGGCACTTACTCGACCTTGCTCAACGACGCGATCGGCCAGGTGTCGTCGATTCTGGCCGGCGACTTTTCCAAGCGCGGCCTGGACCCGGAGACCGCGCCGCTGTACGCCCAGGCGCTGGTCGGTTCGGTGTCGATGACGGCCCAGTGGTGGCTCGACGTACGCGAACCCAAGAAGGAAGTGGTGGCCGCGCACCTGGTCAACCTGTGTTGGAACGGATTGACTCACTTGGAGTCCGATCCGACCCTGCACGACGAATAA
- a CDS encoding LpqN/LpqT family lipoprotein: protein MTPLRLTVAALVCAALTSTTSGCGAKTPDYQSIWGNGSTTTTSSEPEAPVTVGRYLEDQGVAAEAVAPNAPTDLTVSIPTPPGWTKKENPMLPATTLVLGKGEKFPRAILSVVKLNGNFDSKEAIRHGVVDAQLSPNFRLLDASNEDYQGFPSSMVQGTYDMDGQRLHSWFRMVIATGSAPAEQRYLVQLAVTAPADEAPKNATDVEAIMKGFTVTAK from the coding sequence GTGACCCCGCTGCGCTTGACGGTCGCGGCATTGGTGTGCGCGGCCCTGACCAGCACCACATCCGGGTGCGGCGCTAAAACCCCTGACTATCAGTCGATTTGGGGTAACGGCAGCACGACCACCACCTCGTCGGAACCGGAGGCTCCGGTCACCGTGGGGCGCTACCTGGAGGACCAGGGCGTGGCCGCGGAGGCGGTGGCCCCCAACGCGCCGACCGACCTGACCGTGTCGATCCCCACGCCGCCGGGCTGGACGAAGAAAGAAAACCCGATGCTGCCGGCCACCACGCTGGTCCTCGGCAAGGGCGAGAAGTTCCCCCGGGCAATTTTGAGTGTGGTCAAGCTCAACGGGAACTTCGACTCGAAAGAGGCCATCCGGCACGGTGTGGTCGACGCCCAGCTCTCGCCGAACTTCCGGCTGCTGGACGCCTCCAACGAGGACTACCAAGGTTTCCCGTCATCGATGGTGCAGGGCACCTACGACATGGATGGTCAGCGCCTGCACAGCTGGTTCCGGATGGTGATCGCCACCGGTTCGGCGCCGGCCGAACAGCGTTATCTGGTGCAGTTGGCGGTCACCGCCCCGGCCGACGAGGCGCCCAAGAACGCCACCGACGTCGAGGCGATCATGAAGGGCTTCACCGTCACTGCGAAGTGA
- a CDS encoding heme-binding protein, translated as MSFVRLSSLSLTGLGVAAVAAGLLAPAVALADPQPGCTAADMANVATGVAASTSGYLYAHPDVNEFYTGLRNRPDDEVPEAVRSFFADNPQAHSDLLGLRQPLADFRARCGLPQPERPLLDQ; from the coding sequence ATGTCCTTCGTTCGCCTGTCATCGCTGAGCCTTACGGGTCTGGGCGTGGCCGCCGTCGCCGCCGGCCTGCTGGCGCCGGCCGTGGCGCTGGCCGACCCGCAACCCGGCTGCACCGCCGCTGATATGGCCAACGTGGCCACCGGCGTGGCCGCCTCGACGTCGGGTTACCTCTACGCGCATCCCGACGTCAACGAGTTCTACACCGGCCTGCGCAACCGGCCCGACGACGAGGTGCCCGAAGCGGTCCGCAGCTTCTTTGCCGACAATCCGCAGGCCCACTCCGACCTGCTGGGGCTGCGCCAGCCGCTGGCCGACTTCCGCGCCCGGTGCGGATTGCCCCAGCCCGAGCGCCCGCTGCTGGACCAGTAA
- the arsC gene encoding arsenate reductase (glutaredoxin) (This arsenate reductase requires both glutathione and glutaredoxin to convert arsenate to arsenite, after which the efflux transporter formed by ArsA and ArsB can extrude the arsenite from the cell, providing resistance.): MADAVVYHNPRCSTSRKTLELLRENGIEPTVVEYLKTPPSRAELAEMIGAAGIDVRDAVRTGEAVYAELSLADASDDELLDAMAANPILIQRPFVVTGNGTRLARPIDAVREIL; encoded by the coding sequence ATGGCTGACGCGGTGGTCTATCACAATCCACGCTGTTCGACCTCCCGCAAGACGCTGGAGTTGCTGCGCGAAAACGGTATCGAGCCGACGGTCGTGGAGTACCTGAAGACCCCGCCGTCGCGTGCGGAGCTGGCGGAGATGATCGGCGCCGCCGGGATCGATGTGCGCGACGCGGTGCGTACCGGCGAAGCGGTGTACGCCGAGCTGAGCCTGGCCGATGCATCCGATGACGAACTGCTCGACGCGATGGCCGCCAACCCGATCCTGATTCAGCGGCCATTCGTCGTCACCGGTAACGGCACCCGCTTGGCGCGTCCGATTGACGCGGTCCGCGAGATCCTGTGA
- a CDS encoding ribose-phosphate diphosphokinase: protein MSHDWTDNRKNLMLFAGRAHPELADQVAKELDVPVTAQTARDFANGEIFVRFDESVRGCDAFVLQSHPAPLNQHLMEQLIMIDALKRGSAKRITAILPFYPYARQDKKHRGREPISARLVADLLKTAGADRIVTVDLHTDQIQGFFDGPVDHMRAQPLLCGYIRDNYLNNGKDVVVVSPDSGRVRVAEKWADSLGGVPLAFIHKTRDPRVPNQVKANRVVGEVTGKTCVITDDMIDTGGTIAGAVGLLREAGAVDVVIAATHGVLSSPASERLAACGASEVIVTNTLPITEDKQFGQLTVLSIAPLLASTIRAVFENGSVTGLFDGDA from the coding sequence GTGAGCCACGACTGGACAGACAATCGCAAAAACCTGATGCTCTTCGCTGGTCGTGCGCACCCGGAGCTGGCTGATCAGGTCGCCAAGGAACTGGACGTCCCGGTTACCGCGCAGACCGCCCGCGACTTTGCCAACGGCGAGATCTTCGTGCGTTTCGACGAGTCCGTGCGTGGCTGCGATGCCTTCGTGCTGCAATCGCACCCCGCGCCACTGAACCAGCACCTGATGGAACAGCTGATCATGATCGACGCGCTCAAGCGGGGCAGCGCCAAGCGGATCACCGCCATCCTGCCGTTCTACCCGTATGCCCGCCAGGACAAGAAGCACCGCGGCCGCGAGCCGATTTCGGCCCGCCTGGTCGCCGACCTGCTCAAGACCGCCGGCGCCGACCGGATCGTCACGGTGGACCTGCACACCGACCAGATCCAGGGCTTCTTCGACGGCCCGGTCGACCACATGCGGGCCCAGCCGCTGCTGTGCGGCTACATCCGCGACAACTACCTCAACAACGGCAAGGACGTGGTGGTGGTCTCCCCCGACTCCGGCCGGGTGCGGGTCGCCGAGAAGTGGGCCGACTCGCTGGGCGGCGTGCCGCTGGCCTTCATCCACAAGACCCGTGATCCGCGGGTGCCCAACCAGGTCAAAGCCAACCGGGTGGTCGGCGAGGTCACCGGCAAGACCTGTGTGATCACCGACGACATGATCGACACCGGCGGCACCATCGCCGGGGCGGTCGGCCTGCTGCGCGAAGCGGGGGCAGTCGACGTGGTGATCGCCGCCACCCACGGCGTGCTGTCCAGCCCGGCATCCGAGCGGTTGGCGGCCTGCGGCGCCAGCGAGGTGATCGTCACCAACACGCTGCCGATCACCGAGGACAAGCAGTTCGGCCAGCTGACCGTGCTGTCGATCGCTCCACTGCTGGCCAGCACCATCCGGGCCGTGTTCGAAAACGGTTCAGTCACTGGGCTTTTCGATGGGGACGCCTGA
- a CDS encoding fatty acyl-AMP ligase gives MSRFTDNMFRSARESSKGMVTGEPHTPVRHTWAEVHERARRIAGGLAAAGVGPGDAVGVLAGAPVEIAPTAQGVWMRAASLTMLHQPTPRTDLAVWAEDTMTVVDMIDAKAVIISDPFMPAAPVLEEKGLKVVTVADLLAAEPIDPEEAGEDDLALMQLTSGSTGSPKAVQITHRNIYSNAEAMFISAEYDVEKDVMVSWLPCFHDMGMIGFLTVPMYFGAELVKITPMDFLRDTLLWAKLIDKYKGTMTAAPNFAYALFAKRLRKQATPGQFDLSTLRFALSGAEPVEPADVEDLIDAGKPFGLNPTAILPAYGMAETVLAVSFSKCNAGLVVDEVDADLLAALRQAVPATKGNTRRLASLGPLLEGIEIRIVDEHGNSLPPRGVGVIQLRGEPVTPGYLTMAGFLPAQDEHGWYDTGDLGYQMEDGHVVVCGRVKDVIIMAGRNIYPTDIERAAGRVEGVRPGCAVAVRLDAGHSRETFAVAVESNAWQDPVEVRRIEHQVAHEVVTEVDMRPRNVVVLGPGSIPKTPSGKLRRANSVALVT, from the coding sequence GTGAGCAGGTTTACCGACAACATGTTCCGTAGTGCCCGGGAATCGTCCAAGGGCATGGTTACCGGTGAGCCGCACACACCCGTCCGGCACACCTGGGCCGAGGTCCATGAACGCGCCCGGCGTATCGCTGGCGGGCTGGCTGCGGCCGGCGTCGGCCCGGGAGACGCCGTCGGCGTGCTCGCCGGTGCCCCGGTCGAAATCGCCCCCACGGCCCAGGGCGTGTGGATGCGCGCCGCGAGCCTGACCATGCTGCATCAGCCCACCCCGCGCACCGACCTGGCGGTGTGGGCCGAGGACACCATGACCGTCGTCGACATGATCGACGCCAAGGCAGTCATCATCTCCGACCCGTTCATGCCGGCAGCCCCGGTGCTGGAAGAGAAGGGCCTGAAGGTCGTCACGGTCGCTGACCTGCTGGCCGCCGAACCGATCGATCCGGAAGAAGCCGGTGAAGACGATCTGGCGCTGATGCAGCTGACCTCGGGCTCGACCGGGTCGCCGAAGGCCGTGCAGATCACGCACCGCAACATCTACTCCAACGCCGAGGCGATGTTCATCAGCGCTGAGTACGACGTCGAAAAGGACGTCATGGTCAGCTGGTTGCCGTGCTTCCACGACATGGGCATGATCGGGTTCCTCACCGTGCCGATGTACTTCGGTGCCGAGCTGGTCAAGATCACCCCGATGGACTTCCTGCGGGACACCCTGCTGTGGGCCAAGCTGATCGACAAGTACAAGGGCACCATGACCGCGGCCCCGAACTTCGCCTACGCGCTGTTCGCCAAGCGGCTGCGCAAGCAGGCCACGCCGGGGCAGTTCGACCTGTCCACGCTGCGGTTCGCGCTCTCGGGCGCCGAGCCGGTGGAACCCGCCGACGTCGAGGACCTGATCGATGCCGGCAAGCCGTTCGGCCTGAACCCGACCGCGATTCTGCCCGCCTATGGCATGGCCGAGACGGTGCTGGCGGTGTCGTTCTCCAAGTGCAACGCCGGGCTGGTGGTCGACGAGGTGGACGCTGACCTGCTGGCCGCGCTGCGCCAGGCGGTGCCCGCCACCAAGGGCAACACCCGGCGACTGGCCTCGCTGGGGCCGCTGCTGGAGGGCATCGAGATCCGCATCGTCGACGAGCACGGCAATTCGTTGCCGCCGCGCGGGGTCGGAGTCATCCAGCTGCGTGGCGAGCCGGTGACCCCGGGCTACCTGACCATGGCGGGCTTCCTGCCCGCGCAGGACGAGCACGGTTGGTACGACACCGGCGACCTGGGCTACCAGATGGAGGACGGCCACGTCGTGGTGTGTGGCCGCGTCAAGGACGTCATCATCATGGCGGGCCGCAACATCTACCCCACCGACATCGAGCGGGCCGCGGGCCGGGTCGAGGGTGTGCGCCCGGGCTGCGCGGTCGCAGTGCGCCTGGACGCCGGGCATTCGCGGGAGACGTTCGCGGTCGCGGTGGAATCCAATGCCTGGCAGGACCCGGTCGAGGTACGCCGCATCGAGCACCAGGTCGCCCATGAGGTGGTCACCGAGGTCGACATGCGGCCCCGCAACGTGGTGGTGCTCGGGCCGGGCAGTATCCCCAAGACCCCGTCGGGCAAGCTGCGCCGGGCCAACTCCGTCGCGCTGGTCACCTAA
- the pth gene encoding aminoacyl-tRNA hydrolase — MAESPPILVVGLGNPGPTYARTRHNVGFMVVDLLAERIGSAFKLHKKSGADVATGRLSGRSVVLARPRCYMNESGRQVGPLAKFYSVPTGGVVVIHDDLDLDFGRIRLKQGGGEGGHNGLRSIATVLGSKDFQRVRLGIGRPPGRQDPAAFVLQAFTARERDELPRICEQSADATELLIELGLEPAQNVVHAWG; from the coding sequence GTGGCCGAGTCACCACCGATACTGGTGGTCGGCCTGGGCAACCCCGGCCCGACCTACGCCCGCACCCGGCACAATGTCGGCTTCATGGTCGTCGACCTGCTCGCCGAGCGGATCGGGTCGGCGTTCAAGCTGCACAAGAAGTCGGGTGCCGACGTGGCCACCGGGCGCCTGAGTGGGCGCTCGGTGGTGCTGGCCCGGCCGCGCTGCTACATGAATGAGTCGGGCCGCCAGGTGGGCCCACTGGCCAAGTTCTATTCGGTGCCCACCGGCGGCGTCGTGGTGATTCACGACGACCTCGACCTGGACTTCGGCCGGATCCGGCTCAAGCAGGGCGGCGGCGAGGGCGGTCACAACGGCCTGCGCTCGATCGCGACCGTGCTGGGCAGCAAGGACTTTCAGCGGGTCCGTCTCGGGATCGGCCGGCCACCCGGCCGCCAAGATCCGGCGGCGTTCGTGCTGCAGGCGTTCACTGCCCGGGAGCGCGACGAACTACCGAGGATCTGCGAGCAGTCCGCCGACGCCACCGAGCTGCTGATCGAGCTGGGGCTGGAACCGGCCCAGAACGTGGTCCACGCCTGGGGTTAA
- the glmU gene encoding bifunctional UDP-N-acetylglucosamine diphosphorylase/glucosamine-1-phosphate N-acetyltransferase GlmU, whose protein sequence is MVSDTPKVLHELGGRSMLAHCLQAAAGVEPRHLVVVLGHEHERITEPVAELAQALDCRIDIALQDQQLGTGHAVLCGLAALPDDFTGTVVVTSGDIPLLDTATLQALLDTHCTAPAAVTVLTTTLADPTGYGRILHTQDGEVTAIVEQADATESQREIREVNAGVYAFDIAALRSALGRLGSDNAQHELYLTDVIGIVRGDGQVVHARHVDDAALVAGVNDRVQLSALAGELNRRLVATHQRAGVTIVDPTTTWIDVDVAIGRDTTVAPGTQLLGRTVVGAHCTIGPDTTLTDVTVGDGASVIRSHATSSAIGAGATVGPFSYLRPGTVLGSDGKLGAFVETKNSTIGTGTKVPHLTYVGDADIGDHSNIGASSVFVNYDGQTKRRTTVGSHVRTGSDTMFVAPVTIGDGAYTGAGTVVRHDVPPGALAVSAGPQRNIENWVQRKRPGSQAAAAAESANNAEEVGQTPPDLSS, encoded by the coding sequence ATGGTCTCCGACACCCCCAAAGTGCTGCATGAGCTGGGCGGTCGCAGCATGTTGGCGCACTGCCTGCAGGCGGCCGCCGGCGTCGAGCCCCGCCACTTGGTGGTGGTGTTGGGCCACGAGCACGAGCGCATCACCGAGCCGGTCGCCGAGCTGGCGCAGGCCCTGGACTGCCGCATCGACATCGCCCTGCAGGACCAGCAGCTCGGCACCGGGCACGCGGTGCTGTGCGGCCTGGCGGCCCTGCCCGACGACTTCACCGGCACCGTCGTCGTTACCTCCGGCGACATCCCGCTGCTGGACACCGCCACGCTGCAGGCGCTGCTCGATACCCACTGCACCGCCCCGGCCGCGGTCACCGTGCTGACCACCACGCTGGCCGACCCCACCGGCTACGGCCGCATCCTGCACACCCAGGACGGCGAAGTCACCGCGATCGTCGAGCAGGCCGACGCCACCGAATCGCAGCGGGAGATCCGCGAGGTCAATGCCGGGGTGTACGCCTTCGACATCGCCGCGTTGCGTTCCGCGCTGGGCCGGCTGGGCTCCGACAACGCCCAGCACGAGCTGTACCTCACCGACGTGATCGGCATCGTCCGAGGCGACGGCCAAGTGGTGCACGCTCGTCATGTCGACGACGCGGCATTGGTGGCCGGCGTCAACGACCGAGTGCAACTGTCCGCGCTGGCGGGCGAACTCAACCGCCGCCTGGTAGCCACCCATCAGCGCGCCGGCGTCACCATCGTCGACCCCACCACCACCTGGATCGACGTGGACGTGGCCATCGGGCGCGACACCACCGTTGCGCCCGGAACCCAGCTGCTCGGCCGCACCGTCGTCGGAGCGCACTGCACGATCGGCCCCGACACCACCTTGACCGACGTCACGGTGGGCGACGGTGCGTCGGTGATCCGCAGCCACGCCACCTCGTCGGCGATCGGCGCCGGGGCGACTGTCGGACCGTTCAGCTACCTGCGACCCGGCACGGTGCTCGGTTCGGACGGCAAGCTGGGCGCATTCGTCGAGACCAAGAACTCCACCATCGGCACCGGGACCAAGGTCCCGCACCTGACCTACGTCGGCGACGCCGACATCGGCGACCACAGCAACATCGGCGCCTCGAGCGTGTTCGTCAACTACGACGGCCAAACCAAACGGCGGACCACGGTCGGCTCGCACGTGCGCACCGGATCGGACACCATGTTCGTCGCGCCGGTCACCATCGGCGACGGCGCCTACACCGGCGCCGGGACCGTGGTGCGCCACGATGTGCCTCCGGGCGCACTGGCGGTGTCGGCCGGCCCGCAACGCAACATCGAGAACTGGGTGCAGCGCAAGCGGCCCGGCAGCCAGGCCGCCGCGGCGGCCGAGTCGGCAAATAACGCCGAAGAAGTCGGCCAGACTCCACCCGATCTGTCATCGTGA